In Spirosoma pollinicola, the genomic window ACGTCTACGCTAACGGCTGAAGACCTGAGTCCGCTCGAAATCCCGAATCTGGAAGGCAACATCCTGTACTTTATTAATGGTATTTATCATCCCGAACTATCGCGGATTGTTAGTCCGGCCAATGAGGTACAAATTACAAGTTTTGCCGAAGCGATTAAAGCTGATGCCGACTTTATCGGCTCTCATTTTGCTCAATACGCTGATTATCAGGAGAACGCTTTTACGGCGCTGAATACAGCTATGTTCAGCGATGGCGTTGTGATTCGGGTACCGGCAAATACCACCGTTGAGCAACCTATTATTCTGCGTTTCATTACCGATGCCCGGGAGAAAAACGTTGCTTCACAACCTCGTAACCTGGTCGTTATCGGTAAAAATGCCGAAGTAATGATGGCCGAAGCTTACCGGACACTTGGCGAAAAATCCAGTTTCGTGAATGTTGTAACGGAAATCGTTCTCGACCGCGATGCCCGGATGCAGTATTACAAAGTACTTAACGAAACAGAACAGGCGTATCACATTGGCACTACGCAGGTAAGCCAGTCAGATAACAGTCATTTCTATTCGGCGGCTATAACGCTCAACGGAAACTTCGTTCGCAACAACTTGAACATCAGACTAAACGGCCAACATGCCGAAGCCTTTATGTACGGTTTATATATGCCGAACGGCCGCCAGCACGTAGACAACCACACGCTGGTAGATCATGCCCTGCCGAACTCATACAGCAATGAACTCTACAAGGGTATTCTGGACGACAACAGCACGGGCGTATTCAACGGTAAAATCTTCGTTCGGCCCGACGCGCAAAAAACCAACGCCTATCAGTCATGTAAGAACGTGGTGCTATCGTCAGGCGCTTCAATGAACACGAAGCCGCAGCTGGAAATCTATGCCGACGATGTGAAGTGTTCGCACGGAACGACAACGGGCCAGTTGAATGATGAGGCTCTGTTTTACATGCGCTCACGGGGTATTCCTAAAGATGAAGCCCGGACGCTTTTGCTGTATGCCTTCTCGCAGGACGTACTGAGTCAGATAAAAATACAGTCCATCCGCGAATACCTCGAAGGGGTTGTTCGGGAGAAGCTGACGAAGTAAAAAATGAATAATTGATAATGGACAATGGATAGTGATTACCTGATGAGCCATTGTACATTATCCAAACTTTTCGTGGTGTCGGGTTTTCAAACCCGGCACCTTTTTTATGCCATATGACTTGAGTTCTCAAGTTATTTACCTGCCTTATCAAATCCTCATAACCCTTTACTTCTTAACTACTTATGGGCCGTCTTTACGTACTGGTCTGCTTGCTGCTCACGCTATGCCCCACCTATGGCCAAAGCGTTCAGTTCATTTTCGAAGGCGATTCAACAACGATACCATTCGTTCAGGACAGCTTGCGGGGTATTTCGGGTCTGGAGATCGTACCGGCCACCGGCGAGTGGCATCTGGTGAGTGACCGAGGCTGGCATTTTACGTTCGCCAACATTCGCAGCATCCGCGATCTGGGCGATAGTTCACGCTTAAAAAGTGCACAAAAAACACCCTACTGGTTTGAAGGCGTTCGTTTTGATGCGAAAACCAAGACTTATTTCTGGGCCGATGAACACGAGTATGTTACCTCCATCCAATACGGCAAAACCATCCGCGATAGTGCCGCTCAGGTATTGTTAAAAATGACCCTCCCCGCCCCCAACAAAGGTCTCGAAGGACTGGCGTTCACGTCTACCGGTTCCCTCTGGATTGCCCCCGAAGCGGGTTGGGAAGGTGAAACCCGCATGAGCCAGGACACTATCACATTTTTTCGCTACCCAAATCCAACGGCTAACGATCCAGTTGTAGAGCGATTTGCCTACCCCATAAATCGATGCCCGTTTGCGCAGGGTGAAGAACGCATTGGCGGCATTTCGGAAATAGTGGCTGTAGATGATACCCGACTACTGGTACTGGAACGATGTTACGACGCCAGCCAGAAACGGGTTACGGCCAACCTGTTTCTGGCAACGCCCAACGAAAAAACGTACACCCTGCAAAAGGAACTGGCATTCGATTTCAACAAGCAATTTCCGGGCACAATCTGCAATCTGGAAGCAATGGCCTGGGCCGATGAACAGCATACCAGCCTTGTACTCGTGGCGGATGATAATTTCCGCGTCAATAAAACACTCCGCAACCAGGTCATCGTTTTGAAAAGACGGTAGCGTTTATACGAACCTAACCACCCTTATTTTACGTTTTACAGACGACCCTCTGGTCAACGTTACAGTCAGTTGCCCCTTTTTGGTACGAACACGATATGGAATCAGCGATAGAAACTACCCTCGATATTCAGCAAATCCGTCGGGATTTCCCCATCCTCGATCAACAGGTAAACGGTCGCCCGCTGGTTTATCTCGATAACGCAGCCACGAACCAGAAGCCGATTTCGGTCATAAACGCCCTTACCGGCTATTATGAAGGGTATAACGCGAATATTCACCGGGGTATCCACCACCTGGCAGAAAAGGCTACGGCGGCCTTCGAAGCATCACGGCGGGCCATGCAGGAATTTCTGAATGCCAAACACTGGCAGGAAATTATCTTTACCTACGGCACTACCGATGGCATTAACTTGGTGGCGCAGAGTTACGGACGCCATTTTCTGAAAGATGGCGACGAGATTATTATCTCGACGATGGAGCACCATTCCAACATTGTGCCCTGGCAGATGCTTTGCGAAGAGAAAGGGTGTATTTTAAAAGTGATTCCCATCAACGACGAGGGTGAATTGCTCATTGACGAGTACGAAAAACTGCTGACGGAACGAACCAAAATCGTTTCCTGCGTACACGTCTCGAACTCACTGGGTACGATCAATCCGGTCAAAACCATCATCGACAAAGCCCACGAAGTTGGCGCGGTTGTTTTAATTGATGGCGCTCAGGCCAGCTCGCACCTTGAGCTTGACGTTCAGGCGCTCGACGCTGATTTTTACGTCCTCTCGGCGCATAAGTTATATGGCCCAACGGGCATGGGGGTTTTGTATGGCAAAAAAGAAATTCTTGACTCGATGCCTCCCTACCGGGGCGGTGGCGAAATGATCAAAGAAGTGACGTTTGCCAAAACAACCTACAGCGATCTTCCCTATAAATTCGAAGCGGGTACACCTAATATTGCCGATGTCGTAGCGGTCAAAACCGCCCTTGAGTACATGGCGGGGCTAGGAAAAGAAAACATTGCGGCCCACGAAAACGACCTGCTTCAGTATGCCACCGAACAACTGAGCGAGCTGGACGGACTGCGTATTATTGGGCGGGCTAAACATAAAATTGGTGTTGTCTCCTTCGTACTGGACGGCATTCACCACCAAGATACAGGCGTCATTCTGGATCAGCAGGGCATTGCCGTGCGCACGGGTCATCACTGCACCCAACCACTCATGCAACGCTTTGGTATTGCCGGAACTACGCGGGCGTCATTTGCGGTTTATAACACCAGAGATGAGATTGACCGGCTTGTACAGGGTATTCGCCGGGTTCAGAAAATGATGTTGTGATTTTTAAAGCTTACTACTATGTTTCCTGACGAGATTTTATTGGACAAGAATCAGGTACTTGCCAGTCTCAGCGAATTGCCCGATAAAGTATCTTCTGAAGACTTAATCGAGCGTATTCTGTTTATAAAATTGATTGAAAGCAGATTACGGGAAACAACTGAAGTACCTCATGAGCAAGTCATGAAGGAACTGAAGGAAATAAAACAGCAGAAGCTGGCTGAATTAAACAAAAAAGTATGATTGCCTGGAAAGAATCGGCAAGAGAGGAAGTCCGGGAGATTTACAAATATTTATTTGATCAGTCAATTGCTGTAGCCGACGAATGGTCAGACGAGTTAGAAAAGAAATTAGGTCTACTAATTCAATTTCCAGAAATGGGACGAATGGTGCCAGACTTTTACATTTCATTCATTCGAGAAGTCTTTGTCGGTATAGATTAGTGTATAGCATACAGGAAAAAACGCTGAAAATACTTGCCATTCGCCCAATGGGTCGACCCCTAGGTAAGTTGTAATTATGACAATTAACGAAAAGCAAGACGAAATCATTGAAGAATTTGACTTGTTCGACGACCAACTCGACAAGACGCAATACATTATTGACCTCGGCAAAAAGCTCCCTCCAATGCCCGAAGCCCAAAAAACCGACGATAACCGGATTATGGGCTGCCAGTCGAAAGTGTGGGTCGATGCCGAATTGAAAGGAGATGGGCTTTATTTTTATGGAGATAGCGAACCAACGGCTCAAATTTCGAAAGGACTGGTTGGCTTGCTGATTCGGGTGCTTTCGGGTGAGAAACCCGAAGACATCGCCAACGCTGATTTGTATTTTATTCCGCGCGTTGGCATGGGTAATTTGATCACCTCTTTGCGTGCCGGTGGACTTGCGTCGATGATTGAGCGCATGAAAGCTTTTGGCCGCGCCTATACCGAAAAAACTGTTTAATACGTGTCATGACAGAAGAAGAACTAAAAGAACAAGTTGTACTGGCCCTCAAAGGCGTTTATGACCCCGAGATTCCGGTGGACGTTTATGAACTGGGACTCATTTATGATATCAAGATATTTCCGGTCAACAATGTATATATCCTGATGACACTGACCTCCCCTTCCTGCCCATCGGCGGGGGAGATTCCGGCTGAAATCGAAGAGAAAGTGCGTGCTATTCCGGGTGTGAGCGACGTGAGTGTCGAACTTACATTCGAACCGCCTTACTCAACCGAATTAATGTCGGAAGTAGCCAAGCTTGAACTTGGATTCATGTAACATTTAGCCAGTAAGTTATTAACTAATAAACTATTATGTATCCTCCTCATTTGCTTACCCCAATGCGGGAAGACCTGACCAGCGTCGGGTTTGAAGAATTGACCACTGCCGACGACGTAGTGAACACAATGGAAAACGCCGAAGGTACCATGCTCGTTGTGGTCAATTCGGTGTGTGGTTGTGCGGCTGGTGCGGCTCGTCCGGGCGTGAAAGCGGCTTTGGCAGCTAGTCCAGTAAAACCAGACAAAATGGTATCTGTATTTGCGGGTGGTGACCTGGAAGCAACCGCCAAAATGCGGGAATATTTCCTTCCGTATCCGCCATCATCGCCAGCAATCGGCATTTTCAAAGATGGTGACCTCGTGCATTTCATTGAGCGGCACCACATTGAAGGCCGTTCGGCGCAGATGATCGCCCAGCACCTCGAAATGGCACTGGAAGAGTTCTGTACGCCAGCAAACGCATAGGTAACGCGGACATTCTGTCCGCATGGTAACTACTTAATGTAGGGCTATGCGGACAGGATATCCGCGTTACGTTTACGTCACCGCGAAAATCTTCGCCAAGAATCTTGACAACGGCAGCAGGCAAAAGACAAGAAAGGCCATTGGAAAATTGGCGAAAGCTGCTACCCAGGCCGCATTCATGACGATAAGCGATAGTACACCTGCTTTTACGGCCATACCAATATTTTGACCAACGGGGTCTTTCACGGCCCGCCAGAGCGGAGGGAAGATGTAGTAGCCAAACAAAGCCAGAAAAGGTAAAGCCGTACCAAGTTGTTGCTGACGTTGAGCCAGGGCAGCGACACACCCAATAACAAGCGCATAGAGTATTCCTGCAGCGCGCAGTATAGTCGGGCTTCCGCCATGAACTTCGCCCCGGCTAATCATGGTAATCGCTGCGATATAGGCAATTGGCACCAGACCAACCCAGGCCCAGGGCATTATCTGTTCGGGCAGTATGCTGATACCCAGCAACAGATTCAGCCCCCGGCAAAGACCCATATTAACAGGTCCCAACCAGTTGTGGTGCTTGCCAAACCGATCGTAAACAAGCGACGCGATGGTAATGGCAATAGCTAATAATCCAGCCGTTGGATTGACCAGGAATGATGCAGCAATCCCGATCACGAATAATGCCGTTCCGAGCAAAGTCGCCGTCGATTTACTGACGATTCCGCTTGGAATAGGGCGCTCCGGCCGCTCGATTGCATCCAGTTCGGCATCGAACACATCGTTAAAAACAACTCCCCCCCCATACAACCCAACCGTTGCCAGCGAAAGCCAAGCCGCCGGAGCGGCAGAAGAATCGGGAATTAGAAAATAACCTGCAATGGCCATCCCGGCCAATACATCGGCAACAGCCGTAACTAGGTTTGCGGGACGCGTTAAGGAAAGAAGTGCTTTTAGCATAGAGTGTGAAAGAGCGAAAGAATGAAAGAGCGAAAGAGTGAAAATGACTGATGTCAACTTTTCACTCTTTCGCTCTTTCATTCTTTCGCTCTTTATTTAATGATCGTTGATTCTTTATCTACTCTGGGTGCCTGTCCGCCACGCAGAATCGAGCTGCCGTTGTAGCGTTGAGTTTGGTCAATACCTATGGGTTGGGTAAGGTCTTCCAGACTTACCTGCCCGCTTTGAGCAAAGGCCGTTAAGGCATTAGTAAAGGTAACAAGTTTGATAGCCTCATCCGAAATACCATGCTGTTTCATCAACGCGGCCGTTTTGGGAACGGCGAGTGGATCGCTGATGCCCCAGTCGGCGGCCGAGTTGATCATGATGCGCTCCGGCCCATATTGCTTCACTACTTCCACCATTCGTTCATTACCCATTTTAGTAAACGGATAAATCGTGAACCCTGCCCAGAATCCCCGGTCCAGTACCTCACGTACTGTTTCTTCATTATTATGGTCAACGATCACCATACCGGGCGCAATACCGTGTTCGATGGCAACATCCATACTCCGGCTGGTTCCCTGTTTTTTATCGCGGTGGGGCGTGTGAATCTGCACAGGCAGGTTTGCTTCGCGAGCCAATTCCAGTTGCGCCCGATAGTATTTATCCTCGGCAGGTGTCTGATCGTCATAGCCAATTTCGCCAATACCCACCACCCCTTCTTTATAGATGAATAAAGGAAGGATTTCCATAACCTGTTCGGCTAGTGCTTCCTGATTTGCCTCTTTGGAGTTCAACCCGATGGTGCAATAATGCCGAATACCAAATTGCGAAGCCCGGAAACGTTCCCAGCCAACCAGACTGGCAAAGTAATCCCGAAAAGAATCGATACCGGTACGAGGCTGACCCAACCAAAAAGCCGGTTCAATGACAGCCACTACGCCTGCATCGGCCATCGCCTGATAGTCATCTGTTGTACGGGCACTCATGTGGACGTGCATATCGAAAAATGACATACCGCCAATTGACTTCATAAAATCCATAATCTCTTTATGTTAAAGGCATTCATCAAGCATCAATCAGTCAACAAAGTTCTGCAAAAATCGCCCCCTTTCTACCTGATTTTTATCAACATTTAATTCAACTTAATCAAACTTCGCCTTAGTCTATTCGTTTTATAGATAACAATACAACAAATGCAACCATGAAAATGTACCATCAACGTGTTAGAATAAAGTGGAGTCTATGGGTAACTCTACTGTTGTTGGCAGGTGGCGGATTAACAGCCTGCCGGGAGAATGCTATCAATGACCTTAGCCCAGCCGACAGTCCGGTATATATCACAAACTACGACCGCTCGGTTAATTTTAGTCAGTACAAAACCTTTAGCTTACCCGATTCGGTGATAATTGAGTCGAACGATGCGTATAGCGCAGATCAGACTCCAATTTCGAGCCGGTTTGTAACGAACGTAGCTAATGCCATGACCGCCAGAGGGTTTCAGCGAGTTAGCAAAGGTGATAGCGCCGATCTGGGCGTGGCGATTATCCGGGTTAATAATCAATATACGGGCGTGGCGTCGAATCCGTATTCCTACTATTCGAGCTATTGGGGTTATGGTGGTCTGGGAGGTTATGGCTATTCACCCTATTACCCCAGTTACTACACCTACCAGGTTACCGACCAGTATTGGGAAGTTCAGATTGTCGATCTAAAAAACCGTCCGGCAACGGGCACAGGCACAGAACAGCCCCAATTAAATGTTATTTACGACGCAACCATTCGGGGTACCGACATCACCGATCAGCAAGCCGTCGACACCGCGATTAGCGCAATTTTCAATCAATCGCCTTATTTAAAGGCTACTGAATAAGCACTCATGAAACCGATCATAGCATTCATTGCCCTGATGGCGTTAACAACAACGACCTGGGCGCAGTATCAGAACGACAATAAGGGAAACTCCGCGTTTCCATCACCCTATCAGGAATACGTAACGTTTAATATTTCGGCCCGGTATGGCGTTGCTTTTCCTATGGGCGGCACACAGGGGTATATTGATAAACTATCGCCTACCAACCTGGCACTGGATGGCGAGTGGCTGTTTCCTCAACGGTTTTCAATCGGAATAAAAACGGGCTATCAATACAACAAACAGCGATTGGCCCGGCAAGTATATGATTATGGCGACCAGTCCATCTCGGCCGTGCAAACGCGAACGCTGTCGGTTATTCCGGCAATGGTTTCCCTCTCCTACTACTTCGCCGACAATGCAGCGGCTATTCGTCCGTATGTGCAGTTTGCGGGTGGGGGTGCCTATGTTGACTATACCAATTACTTCGGCACGCTGGCCGATCAGTCGCATGGTTTCAAAGGAGCAATTGCCCCCGCTATTGGGCTTAAGTATTACGGCAAACGCGAGCAGGGATTGGGTGCCGAGATTCAGGCGCAATACCAGAACGTGTTCTTCAACTACGATATGCTGAAGAACAGTGCCCCGTCGCTGATGCTGTCGGCCGGGATTTCGTACCGGTTCTATTGATTGCAACAGGCTTAGGTAAATGAATAATGTAACGTGAATAAGGCATAACCATTACGTATTATTCATTATCCATTAGCCATCTACTTTATACATCACATCAACTCCTCCATGTGGGCAGGCAAACTGCGCCCGGCAGCACGGCGTTCGGCAGCAAAATCGGCCAGCGTTTGAGCGAGCCGGGCGTTGTTGCGTTCAGTCAGTCCGGTAACCTGCGTAATGTCTTTATCAGTAAAGAACGCTTTCATAATCAGTTGATTCCAGGCTGCTTCGCTGAAGTAATCGGCAGGGTAAGGGTTATGGAGCATGATGGCCGATTGAACATCGCCAATGTTATTGCGAATACCTTCTGTTGCCTGAAATACCCATGCTTTGGGGTGCGCCAACACCGGCAAGGCCGAATAAAGCGCAACCAGTTCATTCATTTCGCCTGCTTTAAACAGTTCGGTAATAGTTTTTACATAAACGGCTTCGTCATCGGCAGGCAGTTGAAGTAGCCACCACACCCGCGAAAGCCGGTCTAGTGTCCAACCATCCACCGAGAAGCCGGGGCGCACCCGTTGCAGAGCAAATTGAATATCGGCTGGCACTTCAATAAGTTGTTTACCCACAAAGCGCGGCATCGCTGTAAAAACACGGTAGAATAGGGCTACTGGCTGATTGTCCGCAAATGCATCGGCCTGCTGACGAAGGTAATTTACCGCCTTTTCGGAATCAGGTTGCTGCTCAATCAGGTAGAACAGCGTTTGGCTCATTGTAAGGATATTCATAACGTAAAAGTAGTCGTTCGTTGGATTTAGTACCATGATAAAACACACCTTCGTTCATGATCGCGCATAGCTAACACATTTAGAGGAAATCCGCAACGAACAACCTGGACATATTTGCCTGTCAGATAGTATTCCAGACTCAACTGCCCGTTTCTTCGGCAATCTATTATACAGCATGACATAATACAAGTAGGTACAATTAGCGACCTATACGCTATATTTTACCATCCCATATTATTGCCAAATAGAGAACCGTGTATCCTTATTTTACGACGTCAATTTTCAGGAGTGTACTCTTATTTTATATCCAAAAATCCTATATCTCTAATATATTTATTTTGTAATAACTTGACTAAGATAGCGGGATTTGTTGATCATTTGGCAGGGCCGCCTGTGTGGACTGCGCTTCGATTCATAGGGGTGAAGCGGTCAAAACGTTCTTGAAAGAGCGACCTGGTCGAGTTCACTTAGAACGTTTACCGGCCTACAGTCCTGAATTGAACCCCACTGAATTAGTCTGGAATCAGTTAAAAAAAAGCCTTAAAGAATCAAGTGTTTGTTTCGCTGGAGGCCTTAACGGAAGCGGTACTTGAGCCGATCAGCTTGTTGCGGAAAGACGTTAAAATGGGGCAGGCCTTTTTCCAGAAAGAGGAAGTCGCCTTCTTTACGGACTAATTCATGGATCAATAACGTATAGATCACTTCGTTGTTTCCTAAACCGTTAACGTAATGAAAGTTCTGTTAAGCACGTTCCTTCTTATTGTCTTGTCTGCCTTTATGTGGACCCGTCCAGACGATTTACCGATCAATCAAATACAGGTTATCGGTTCCCATAATAGCTATAAGCAAGCCATTGATCCGGCATTGTTTAAGGCGTTTCAACAAAAAGATTCAGTATCGGCTAGTAAAATTGATTATGAGCATATACCCCTTACCGATCAGTTGACCATGGGGCTTCGGAATCTGGAAATTGATGTGTACGCCGATGAAAAGGGAGGCCGGTATGCTCATCCTAAAGGACTGAATTTGGCTAAAGATCAGGCCCCATACGATCCTGACCATAAAATGGACCAACCCGGCTTTAAGGTTTTTCATATTGTTGATCTTGATTTTCGCAGCCATAGCCTAACACTAATCGACTGCCTGCAGCAATTGCGAACCTGGTCAGAAGCGAATCCTGATCACACTCCGGTTTTTATTACCCTCGAAGGCAAAGACCAGCCGCTTCCTACGCCAGGTTATACGGTACCCGAAAAATTCACGGAGAAGCTGTTTGATGAACTGGATAAAACCCTGCTGGATTATTTAGGATCGAAGCATCTTATTATTCCCGATAATGTGCGGAGCAACTACAGTACGCTGGAGGAAGCCGTACTAAGAGGCAACTGGCCAACAGTGAACAGTGCAAAGGGGAAATTTATGTTTATCCTGGATGACAAATCGGCCAAACGAGCTATGTATATGGCCGGTCATCCATCGCTCAAAGGAAGGGTGTTATTTACAAATGCCGACCCGAATACGCCTGAAGCTGCCACCATGATCCGCAATAATCCAACCGATCCAGCCATAAAAGGACTGGTCAAAAAAGGATATATCATTCGGACGCGTGCGGACTCAGATACGCAGCAGGCCAGAGCAAATGACACTGGCAATTTTGTAGCTGCCTGTAATTCGGGAGCACAAATCATAACTACCGACTATTATCTAAAAAGTACTCATTTTAAATCAGACTATTCGGTAAGTTTTGACAAACACACCTATTTCCGCATCAATCCCTTATTTATAACTCAGGCTGCTAAGTGACTGACCCAAAGTGACTTAAAGGAAAAGGGGCGATACTTCGGCAGGTTTCGGTCGCGTCCGGCCTAAAGCCTACCGTTTTGCCTTCGGATGGGCCTGATCGTAGGTCTTTTTTAGCTGTTCCAGGCTGGTATGCGTATAAATCTGGGTAGCGGCTAAACTACTGTGTCCGAGCAAATCTTTAATGGCATTTAAGTCGGCACCCCGGTTGAGCAGGTGCGTGGCAAATGAGTGGCGCAATATGTGCGGGCTCTTCTTTTCCAGCGTTGTTACCAGCGCAAGATGCTGTTTCACAATGCGTTGAATAAGCATCGGGTAGGCCGCAATACCTTTATCGCTCACAATAAAATAAACGGGATCGGCCTTACCCAAAAATTCGGTTTCTTTCAGTTGGCTGTATTGTTGAATAAGCGCAAACAAGGGGTCCGTCAACGGTATAATGCGGTGTTTGTTTCGCTTTCCGAGTACCGTTATCGTTTTCTCATAGAGGTTCACATCAACGGTTTTCAGCCCCGTAAGCTCACTTAAGCGTATGCCTGTTCCGTAGAGTAATTCGAGGACCAGTTTGTCGCGAAGCCCCTCAAATGTATCGGCAAACTCAACGTCGCTGAGCAGCATTTCCATCGGCTTCTCTTCAACATACTGCGGCAGTTTCTTACTGGTTTTCAATGCCATTATCTTCGACATTGGATCGAAATCGATGGCTTTCCGACGCAGCAGAAACCCAAAAAAAGCCCGTAGCGTGGCAATCTTCCGGTTCACCGACGACTTATCAATATCGCTCTCAACCAAACTTACAATCCACGAGCGCACATGCCGAAAGTCGGCGAGTTCGGGCTTGGCGATATTGCATTCGGTACTGAGGAAGGTGCAGAATTGTTCCAGGTCTTTCGCGTAGGCCGTCAGGGTGTGATGGCTCAGCCGTTTTTCGTACCGGATGTGCTGGAGGAAGTCCTGACCGGGATTCGTGGAGTTTGACGTATTCACAGGATATTGCTTTACCAAAGCTAATCATATCGATCATCTTTATCTACCTGACTTTACAATTCATAACAGTCGAATTATAAAAAATTAGCAATCATGTACATGTTTAAAGCATAAAAATTCTGTTGGGTCGCCAGTGCAGTTAAGACCTATTAATGGACACTCTTTTTTGTCATCGACAATCTTAAAAATCCTTCAAATCCCAAGAATCCCGGTTCAGACAAAAAAAGCAGCAAACATCTCTGTTTGCTGCTTTTGTGTCGTGTCTTATCTGGCGATTTATTCTCGTTGACTGCGCATTCAACGATCCATTCACAACCATCTTCATACCACTGAGCCGGATCGAATCCTATTGCTCGGTGTGATTGCCGTACATACGCTCTTTGTAGGTGGCTTTGATAATTTCTGTGCGACGCTTGATGGATGGTTTCTGGAAAGCCGTCCGCGACCGCAACTGCCGCAACACACCCGTCTTCTCAAATTTCTTTTTGAAGCGTTTCAGGGCTTTGTCAATCGACTCGTTGTCTTTTACGTTAATGATAAGCATGTTCTAAATTTTCTGTTTTAGCTAAAAACCGGACGGCAAAGGTAATAGATTTGCAACTATGAAACAAGCCATTATCGACTTAGGTACCAATACATTTCACCTGCTGATCGTTGAAAAAACCGACTCGACTTACACAACGCTGTTTCGTGAAAGTCGTCCCGCCAGGATCGGCCAGGCCGGTATCAATCAGGGCCTCATCACCGAAGAAGGCATTGACCGGGCGTTGGTCGTGCTGACTTATTTTCGGGAAGTGCTCGACCAGCACCAGGTCGATCCCGGACAGGTTAT contains:
- the eboC gene encoding UbiA-like protein EboC (EboC, a homolog the polyprenyltransferase UbiA, belongs to system of proteins involved in the trafficking of precursor metabolites to an extracytoplasmic compartment so that the biosynthesis of certain natural products, such as scytonemin, can be completed.); its protein translation is MLKALLSLTRPANLVTAVADVLAGMAIAGYFLIPDSSAAPAAWLSLATVGLYGGGVVFNDVFDAELDAIERPERPIPSGIVSKSTATLLGTALFVIGIAASFLVNPTAGLLAIAITIASLVYDRFGKHHNWLGPVNMGLCRGLNLLLGISILPEQIMPWAWVGLVPIAYIAAITMISRGEVHGGSPTILRAAGILYALVIGCVAALAQRQQQLGTALPFLALFGYYIFPPLWRAVKDPVGQNIGMAVKAGVLSLIVMNAAWVAAFANFPMAFLVFCLLPLSRFLAKIFAVT
- a CDS encoding esterase-like activity of phytase family protein, giving the protein MGRLYVLVCLLLTLCPTYGQSVQFIFEGDSTTIPFVQDSLRGISGLEIVPATGEWHLVSDRGWHFTFANIRSIRDLGDSSRLKSAQKTPYWFEGVRFDAKTKTYFWADEHEYVTSIQYGKTIRDSAAQVLLKMTLPAPNKGLEGLAFTSTGSLWIAPEAGWEGETRMSQDTITFFRYPNPTANDPVVERFAYPINRCPFAQGEERIGGISEIVAVDDTRLLVLERCYDASQKRVTANLFLATPNEKTYTLQKELAFDFNKQFPGTICNLEAMAWADEQHTSLVLVADDNFRVNKTLRNQVIVLKRR
- a CDS encoding type II toxin-antitoxin system RelE/ParE family toxin, which gives rise to MIAWKESAREEVREIYKYLFDQSIAVADEWSDELEKKLGLLIQFPEMGRMVPDFYISFIREVFVGID
- a CDS encoding DUF59 domain-containing protein, whose protein sequence is MTEEELKEQVVLALKGVYDPEIPVDVYELGLIYDIKIFPVNNVYILMTLTSPSCPSAGEIPAEIEEKVRAIPGVSDVSVELTFEPPYSTELMSEVAKLELGFM
- a CDS encoding BrxA/BrxB family bacilliredoxin — encoded protein: MYPPHLLTPMREDLTSVGFEELTTADDVVNTMENAEGTMLVVVNSVCGCAAGAARPGVKAALAASPVKPDKMVSVFAGGDLEATAKMREYFLPYPPSSPAIGIFKDGDLVHFIERHHIEGRSAQMIAQHLEMALEEFCTPANA
- a CDS encoding cysteine desulfurase; the protein is MESAIETTLDIQQIRRDFPILDQQVNGRPLVYLDNAATNQKPISVINALTGYYEGYNANIHRGIHHLAEKATAAFEASRRAMQEFLNAKHWQEIIFTYGTTDGINLVAQSYGRHFLKDGDEIIISTMEHHSNIVPWQMLCEEKGCILKVIPINDEGELLIDEYEKLLTERTKIVSCVHVSNSLGTINPVKTIIDKAHEVGAVVLIDGAQASSHLELDVQALDADFYVLSAHKLYGPTGMGVLYGKKEILDSMPPYRGGGEMIKEVTFAKTTYSDLPYKFEAGTPNIADVVAVKTALEYMAGLGKENIAAHENDLLQYATEQLSELDGLRIIGRAKHKIGVVSFVLDGIHHQDTGVILDQQGIAVRTGHHCTQPLMQRFGIAGTTRASFAVYNTRDEIDRLVQGIRRVQKMML
- a CDS encoding SufE family protein, coding for MTINEKQDEIIEEFDLFDDQLDKTQYIIDLGKKLPPMPEAQKTDDNRIMGCQSKVWVDAELKGDGLYFYGDSEPTAQISKGLVGLLIRVLSGEKPEDIANADLYFIPRVGMGNLITSLRAGGLASMIERMKAFGRAYTEKTV
- the sufD gene encoding Fe-S cluster assembly protein SufD — translated: MTPSYASYNDFKEQLLTSFRDNEERMNGERKSPLHQLRRAALKQFEQLGFPTIRHEEWKYSNVNALIKEDFGLDATSTLTAEDLSPLEIPNLEGNILYFINGIYHPELSRIVSPANEVQITSFAEAIKADADFIGSHFAQYADYQENAFTALNTAMFSDGVVIRVPANTTVEQPIILRFITDAREKNVASQPRNLVVIGKNAEVMMAEAYRTLGEKSSFVNVVTEIVLDRDARMQYYKVLNETEQAYHIGTTQVSQSDNSHFYSAAITLNGNFVRNNLNIRLNGQHAEAFMYGLYMPNGRQHVDNHTLVDHALPNSYSNELYKGILDDNSTGVFNGKIFVRPDAQKTNAYQSCKNVVLSSGASMNTKPQLEIYADDVKCSHGTTTGQLNDEALFYMRSRGIPKDEARTLLLYAFSQDVLSQIKIQSIREYLEGVVREKLTK